A window of Synergistales bacterium genomic DNA:
CCAGCGTTTCAGGGTCGCGGTACATGCCGACATGGCCGACCTTGGCGTTGGGAATCGTGCCGAGAATGCCCTCCACCATACCCAAGCCCGCCCTGAGGACAGGGACCACCGCCAGTTTCTTCCCTTCCAGACTCTTGGCCGAGGTGGTCTTCAATGGGGTTTCCACGGTTGTATCTGTGAGTGGGAGATAGCGGGTTACCTCATAGACCATCAGGCCGGCGATCTCCTGCACCAGCTCCCGAAATTCCTTCACCGTTGTGTCGCGATTCCGGACGATACCCAGCTTGTGCTGTATCAGAGGATGCTCAAGAACATGGAGGGGTGTAGCCCGTTCCAAACCACTTCGGGTCTCCACGTTGCCTTCACAGATAAGATGTTCGAGCTTGCCCAGGCGATTCTGATGACGCCCGCCCTCGAACTCCACGTTGACCCAGCTGTAAACAATCTCCTTTGCAAGATCGACACCTGTCGTCCGCCCTCCTAAAGCCAGAATGTTGGCGTTATTGTGCCGTCTGCTCTGGAGAGCGTCGTACACGCCGCGGCAGAGCGCGGCACGTATGCCGTTGACCTTGTTTGCGGCGATGCTCATACCGATGCCTGTTCCACAGATGAGTATGCCTCGCTGGTAGCTTCCCGCAGCAACGGAACGGGCCACGGGAAAGGCAAAATCGGGGAAGTCGCTTTTGGTTTCATCGCTTGCAACACCGAAGTCGTCCACACTGTGTCCATGATCGGCCAAGAATGTTTTCAGCTCTTCCTTGAGGTGAAAACCGGCATGATCGGCTCCAATGGCTATGTACATAGAGGTCCCTCCTCCATCGGACGTGTTGTGCATGTCATGGTTCGAGAGCTGGAACGCATCATAACAGGCAGCAGAGAGGGTTGCCCTGTGTGTTACAGGGCCCGGTCAAGCACGCTGTCGGCAACCGCATAGGGATCCGTCTGCCGTTCCGCCAGACGCTGCAGGATGTCGGGATCCTCCATTTTCCGGGTATCCCAGGCCTGCTCTACGATACGGGCCACCTCCCGGCGGAGTACCTCCTCAACCTCAAGTTCAAGGCGGGCGAAGCGGCGCCTTCTCCCCTCTTCGCTGCGGACGAGGAAGTCGTTGTGATTGTTGAGGGAGCTATAGACCTCATCTATTCCCGTACCCTTGGCCGACACCGTTTTCAGGACCGGTGGGCGCCATTGGCGCTCTCCCATGAGATCAAGCATGATGTTCACCTCGGTGACCAGCCTGTCCGCCCCATCGTGATCGGCTTTGTTGATGACGAAGAGATCGGCGATCTCCATAATGCCCGCTTTCATTGTTTGTACATCATCGCCCATTCCCGGTACCAACATCAGGCAGACGGTATCGGCGATCTTGACGATGTCAACCTCTGACTGCCCGACACCGACGGTCTCGATGATCACTACATCTTTCTGGCAGGCATCCAGGATCAGAGCGGCCTCGTAGGTGCTCCGGCTCAGTCCTCCGAGAGAGCCCCGAGTGCCCATGCTGCGGATAAATATATCCGGGTCGAGGGCATGTTGCTGCATCCGCAGCCGGTCCCCCAGGATCGCTCCTCCACTGAACGGGCTAGTCGGATCGACAGCGATAACGCCGATTTTCTTTCCCTGGGCCTTGAGTTTTTTAATGAGTTTATCAGAGAAGGTGCTCTTCCCGGCTCCCGGGCTTCCTGTGACCCCTACAATCTGGGCCGTTCCGGAGTACGGATAGATCTTTCTCATAATGGAATCAGAGAACTGGCTTTCTCCCTCTACTAGACTTATCACCTTCGCAATCGACCGGTTATCCCCCTGGAGGGCTTTGGATATCATCGTGTCCATAACGTGGCATCTCCTTTAAACAAATCATTGTCTCGTGTCTGTCCATGGGGTTCGCCTCGAATGGAGGCGAATCCCAATGTCTTATTGTACGGTACCCGTCAATATGGGCAACGCGTTCCGAACCAGAGGGACTGCCAAAGGACGCATTATTGCGGTAACCCGGCAGGCCAGAGCGGGAGCCAGTCACGGAGCGCGATACTCCCGGCATCCAGATACAGGGCAAAGAGCGAGGCATTGATGTATCCGGGAGGGAGGGCGTTTGCAGGCAGTGGGCTTGTCGCCTTCCAGACCGTGGTTGTCGCCCGTGGTATAGAGAAGGTGTCCGCGGCGAAGTACGTTTCTCCACCAGCAGCCCGGGCGATACGTGCGAGTGACGGATCCGGGGTTTCCGTCGCCCAGAGCGAAACGCGCATATTGTGATGCAGCGCCAGCGCTAAGAGGGTGTTCAACTCTTCCTTGGAAAGACGCAGAGCCCCATCAACGAGCAATTGGTCCGGGAGTCTCCCTTGCCGTGCTGTGATGCGCTGGAACACGCCCGGCAGGCCGGCACCCGGCTGGTAGAGGACGCTTTTGTCGCTTTGAGGTGTTCGTCCCGGGGCGAGGAGGCGCCACGGGGTGGAGAGTTCCCTGGACACCTTCTTGAGGGTTGTCTGGACTTCCTGTCCCAGCCAGACGGCGGAAGCCTGTGCATTCCACCGGTCAAACTCCTCCAGCAGGGGGAAACCGACTATGGCTGTCACTTGGGCCTGGAGAGGGTCCGCTGTCCGGTCAAGGTGAGGGGAAACAACGTTGAGCAGGAATTCCCTTTCGCCGGAGGGAAGCGGCCTGCCGATCCAGCAGTTGTCTCCGGGAAGATCGAAGCAGTGGAGCTGTCCGCAGTTTCCGGTTACGATACTCCAGGGAGCCTTGAGCCCTTCGACGAGCGTATGGGCGGGTTCTTCGGCGCAAAGCATGGCAATCGACCTGTTTTTCTCGGAAATGACGGCGATTCTCCCGGCTCCTGCCCAAACGAGATCCCGAGGTTGCTCAATGCGATTCCGGCGTTCGACAACCCAGGAATGTACATTGACGACATAAACCTGTTCGGAGCCGCGGTCTGCCACTGCCAACAACGAGCCCGAGGCGTCGATGGCCACCGGTTCGAAAAAGACCTCCTCTTCGGGGGTCCAGATATCTTCAATGCGTTTCTCTTTCATGTTGTACACAACAACGCGTCTGCCGCCCCAATCCGCGATCGCCAGGCGATGCCGGGAGAGCAGGACGGCATCCGACGGCCGCACCGACAGGGAAGCCAGCGGTTGCAGTGATTCCCCGTCGCTTCCCGATTGCCCGCGGTAGAGAGAGCCGTCGCGGGTAAGGAGCAGAAAGCTGTCGGTATCGACAGGGCAAACGGCGACCGGTTCCGGTACCTCGTAGACCCGTTTGGTGCTTTTTTCGTTCGGCGCTGTCTCGATGCAGATCACTCGATCACCGTGCGTATCGGGGAAATACAGCTGCCTGTGCATACGTGCGACCTTCCCCAATCCAGAGAATCGCACCATATCCCATAGTTTGAGTCTGAGAAATCTCTTGAGGGGATACTCAGTAAACGCCACCGTCTCGATGTCGCCTCGTCCTTCCAGGAGCATCTGGAGGAATCGTTGCTCCTGTTTGAAGGTCTCCACCATGCGTTTGGGTGCATCCTCGTTGCCACGCACTTCCCGATAGTGGCGGAGTGCCTGCAGGGCCTCTTCGAGGAGACCGATCTCCCGTAACACCAGAGCTTTCATAAGGTAGTAGTCGATGAGATAGGTATTCCTCTCGATTGCCTTGTCCAGTGCAACGAGCGCATGCCAGTACCTTCCTTGCGTATACGCTTGGTATCCCTGCACGAGCAGCTTTTCGGCCAGCTCTCTCTGGACCGTTGGGACCTCGGGTGTGGCGGCCTCTGACTGCGCGGTCTGCGCGGATCCGACGAAAAGAAGCAGAGATGCGAGGATGCCGGCCATACAGAGGGCGCGCCATGGGGTCTGTCTGCAAGAGATCTGGTTCCCCTGCTCTCCTGTTGTGCTATCCATGACCCATCTCCAAAGTCATCTAGTGATTGAGAATGTTGATCCCGGCAAAGGCATAGAAGGCAAAGGTGATTGAAGCGGCAAAGACGAAGCCAAGAAGCATGCGCAGATAGAACACCCAGGCCTTTCCTCCGGGCCAATCCCCTCGGTTGATGTTATTTACCATTTTTGCAAGCATAATCGCTATGCCAAAGAGAAGAAGCGCCAACAGCGCCTGAACATTTACTGCAGGCAAGGACAGTCCCCCCGTTTTCGTCGGATCCTCTGGATTCCCTGTGTACACTATACCTGACCTGGTCGAACTTTGCAGCAGAAGCCCATGCAAAAAAACAAAGAGGGGCAAACCCTCTTTGTTGATGACCATTGGCGGGAATGAAGAGCAGCGCTGACTTACCCCGCAACCATTATCTCTGATGGTCTGTCGCACTTTTGCTCCCATATCTGCCGGAGCAATGAAACAGCAACCTCCAGTGCCCGTTTGCCGTCATTGATTCCCACCAACGGTTGTCTTCCCTCCCGGACACAGGAAACAAAATGTTGCAATTCCAATTTGAGTGGTTCACATTTTGGGAATATCGGGTGTTCCTCGATCTCGACACGCCGGCCTTCGCCACCCTGTACGCAACGGTGCACCGAGACATCCTGTTTTTCGTAATCCACGGCAATGTGGCGTTCGGCTTCCATGATTTCCAGACGGCGCAACCTCTGCTTGGAAACCCTGCTCACCAGAATGTTCGCTATGGTCCCATCGGCAAAAAGGAACTGCGCCGAAGCGACATCCTCATAGGAGGACACGACGGAGTGGCCAACGGCGGTTGCCTCAAGAAGTGTGGAATCCACCAGCGAGAGAATGATATCGATATCGTGGATCATGAGATCAAGCACAACGCCGACATCGGCAACCCGGGGTGAATAGGGGCCGAACCTCCGGGATTGAAGAACCAGCGGGTGATCTGTGATCGATGCTACATGTCTGATAGCGCTGTTGAATCGTTCGATATGCCCTACTTGAAAAACCAGGTTGTTTTTTTCTGCAATACGTAAAAGTTGCTCAGCCTCTTCGACAGTCGATGTCACGGGCTTTTCCACGAGTACATGGATGTCTCGGCGAAGCGCCTTTCGGGTAACCTGATAATGCTCTCGGGTGGGGACAGCAATGCTGATCGCATCCGGTCTGGCTTCCTTGAAAAAGGTGTCGATGTCTGTATAGCTCGGAACACGAAGTGTCTCTCCGACTGTGGCGGCCTTTTCCGGGTTGGTGTCCACAACCCCGGCAAGCTCTGTTCCTAGAATCTCCGTATATACCCTGGCGTGGTGATGTCCCAGATGCCCGACTCCTATCACCCCGACGCGAACTGATTCCACCCCGATCACTCCCTGCGAGTCTGGCCTGTGTTCTACCCTTTCAGTACATTTTCCCAAAAGGCGAGGGGTTTGTGGTCATCAAGGCCGGTAATCTTTGCAAAAAGAATATTCCGGGAAACGGTGTCCCCGCCTCGATAGGAAAAGAACTGGCTGCGGTTGCATTGGGTGCAGAGGGAAACCGTCGAGATCCGTTTACTCGGAACGCCTGCATCGCGACACTGGGTTCGTAATGCACGTGCCAGATCGAAAAAGACATGTCTCCCCTTTCGGGACCACAGTTCCCCTCCCAGGTTCTGCATTCCCCGTCTGGTCCAGGGATCGTCCAGTTCTCTGGAATAACAGCAGGCTCCGATGCCGGGTCCGATCCAAACCTCGGAGGTCCGCAGAGCGGCGGGGCCAAAGCGTTGCCGGAGGGTTCCGAGGACTGAGGAAAGGACCTTCTTGACTACCCCTCTGTATCCGGCATGGACGAGCGCAATCCATCGGAAGGGGACCGCTGAGGTGACGGCGACAGGGAAACAGTCGGCGAATTGCAAGGTTCCCCAGACTTCCCCCGTTTGCAGGATGATGCCATCGGCACAGGGCCGCCAGGGGAGTGCCCATATCCTTTTCCCTGGAATGCATGCGGTTCCGTGACACTGCCGCGGGCTGAGAATCCAGGACATCGGGAAAGCGTTCAACCCTTCCCGTATCGCCGACTTGTCACGTTTGCCATGGCGTGTTCGGCCCAGCATAAAGAGCTCTATCTCTGAGGGGTTGTGGCTGCTCCGGTACCGGAGATTCCAGCTCCACGCACCCTCTTCGACGGTGTAGGTGGGAGTGTTCACGCAGGTTGCCGACCTTTTTCGTTGTTCCAAAGCACCTCAAGCACCTTCCCGACAAGATAGAGACTGCCGCAGACCACACCAAGCTGTCCCCTCCCCCGGATGAGATCCAGTGCGTTTTCCACGTTACCGGCAACCCGGACATGTGGCCACCCTGCATCTTCCGCTGTCCGGGCCAGTCGATCAGACGGAACGCTCCGCGCATGTTCGGGAAGGTCAGTGCAGATAACCTCCTGAGCACAGGGGCGGAGAAGCTCCAAGCCCTGTGTATACCCCTTATCCTCCATAGATGCAAAGAGGACAATGGTTTCTTTGTTCCTGTTCCAGAGATTGTTCAGCAGAGCGACCAATGCAGCGTACCCCTGCAGATTGTGTGCTCCATCAAGAAGGAGATCCGGATTGCCGTGAACCAGTTCTCCTCTCCCGTGCCATCTGGCCCCACTGAGGCCCGACTCGATTGCCGTGGGCGTGATGGCCGGGAATGTCCGGGAGAGAGAAGAGGCTGCCTCTGCGGCCAGAAGACTGTTTTCGATCTGATGTCTTCCGGGCAACGGGAGGTGCGGATGTATCATCCCATCCCCTTTCCGGTGCAAGGAAAGCTGCGATCCGCAGAGGTCTTCGTGTATCACCGTAACGTCCCAGCATGTACTGGGGATGCATCCCCGCGCATCGATCCTTTTGCATGCAGTGTCAAACTGTTCGTTCAGTTGAGGGGGAGTACCTGAAAAGAGCGCTGTGCCGGCAGGACGGAATATCGAGAACTTTTCCCAGGCCCGTTCCCTCATATCGGATCCGAGAAAACGCTGGTGGTCATCACCGATGGACGTCACGACACTCACCAATACCCGTGAAAGCAGATTGGTGGCATCGAGACGTCCGCCCATGCCTGTTTCACAGATAACGAGATCCACCTTTTCCTGCTGGAAAAGGCAAAAGGCTATCGCGGTAGCCAGTTCGAAGAAGGTCGGCGGAGCCGTTCTCAGCTGTGCGTCCTGTTCAATGCATTCCGCCACGCGCCTCTTGGCCCACCTCCACTGTCCGCTGTACAGGGGCTCCCCGTTGATCAGGATCCGCTCCGCAAGACTGCAGAGGTGAGGGCTTGTGAAGAGCCCGCAGCGCATCCCCGCATGCCGACAGATACTGTCCAGGGAGGCACATACCGAGCCCTTCCCGTTGGTGCCGGCCACATGGACAGCCGGAAACGCTCGTTGCGGATTTCCCAGGCGCAGCAACAATCTGGAGAGCCTGGACAGTCCCGGGCGCATACCAGGTGTGGCCAGGCTCTCCAGCTCCTTCTCCAGTTCGATAAAGGCATACCGCTCCTCTGTACTCATTACTCCCGCCATAGGTCCAGACACTACACGGAGCGGAGGGTCTCCAGCGTTGCCTCGAGCTGGGCCCGACGCTTTGCGTAGTCCTCCCGTCGTGCCCGTTCCTTCTCCACGATTTCGGCGGGCGCATTGTCCAAAAATTGCTGGTTGGCCAGCTTTGTGTCGCACCGTGTGATATTCGCGGCGGCCTTCCCAAGCTCCTCTTCAAGTCGTTCTATCTCTTTGGCGATATCGATAAGGTCACCCACCGGGAGATAGATGGTGGCATCAGGGAGAATCTCGGCCAGGGATCCGGCAGGGCGTTCGGTTGTGTGGCTGCACAGTACCTTCTCCACCCCCGAGAGCAGAGAAAGCTGATCCTCAACCTCTTCCACGAGCCGTTGTCTGCTGTCATCCATTGCTGTCAGATGTACCGTGCCGACCTTCTGCTTAGGAGAGAGGTTCGCGATAGCCCGAAGATTGCGGATCGTCCGTACCACTTGCATGAAGAAATGGAAGGCCTCCTCCGCTGTTTCGTCACGATAGCCGGATGACGACGGCCAGGGCTCCTGCTCTATCGAGTTGTCGCCAAACCGGAAGGCATGCCACAACTCTTCGGTAACAAAGGGAATAAAGGGGTGCTGCAGGAGCAGTATCGTTCGCATAACATGGCTGAGAATGCCCTGCGCTACGAGCTTCCGTTCGTTTCCTTCATGCCCTCTCAGGGTGGGCTTGATCAGTTCGAGGTACCAATCGCAGAGCTCCGCCCAGACGAAATCGTAGAGCTTTCTGGCGGCTTCGCCGAAGTAGTATCCTTCCAGTGCCTCTGTCACTTCCGTCACCGTATTGTCAAGACGGGAGAGTATCCAGTAGTCGCAGAGACGCATTTCTTCCTTGTGATGTGCTGCAATATCCGCAACCGCCGTTGTTTCTCCTCCATGCATGAGTGCAAAGCGGCCGGCGTTCCACAGCTTGTTCAGGTAGTGACGGTATGTAGTGATCTTCTCTTCGCTGAGAATGATGTCTCGACCTTGCACGGTCAGAGCACAGAGTGTGAAGCGCAGGGCATCGGCTCCGTGGATGTTGATGATCTCAAGGGGGTCGATGACATTGCCCTTGGACTTGCTCATCTTTTGCCCCTGGGCGTCCCGTACGAGTGCGTGGATGTAGACATCGCGGAAGGGGATCTCGTCCATGCATTCCAGCCCCATCATGATCATTCTGGAGACCCAGAAAAAGATGATGTCGAATCCGGTGACCAATAGCCCCGTGGGATAAAAGGTCTCAAGATCCCGGGTGTTCTCCGGCCACCCAAGCGTCGAGAAGGGCCAGAGAGCACTGCTGAACCACGTATCGAGGACATCGCTTTCCTGTTCGATGTGTACGCTGCCGCAGGCCTCACAGACATCGGGATCGGTTTCGGCAACAGTCACATGTCCGCAGTCCGCACAGGTCCAGGCGGGAATACGATGGCCCCACCACAGCTGTCTGGAGATACACCAGTCCCGGATGTTCTCCATCCACTGGTAGTAGGTCCGCACCCACTGTTCGGGGATCCACTGGATCTGTCCTTCGCGGACAGCCTGAACGCCGCGCTCCGCCAATGGTTTGGCCTGTACGAACCACTGCTCCGACAGGTAGGGTTCGACGACAGTATTGCATCGGTAGCAGTGTCCGACGGCGTGATGATGGGGTTCCTGCTTGACGAGCCGGCCGGTCTGTCCCAGATGCTGCACCATTTGCTCCCGGGCAGCGAAACGATCCAGGCCCTGCAGTGTGCCGGCCTGCTCGTTCATGATACCGGCTTCGTCGATCACCTGTACCGAGAGAAGGCCGTGGCGCTGTCCCACCAGGAAATCATTGGGGTCGTGGGCCGGGGTGATCTTGACAAAACCTGTACCAAACTCCGGATCCACCATGTCATCCTCGATAATGGGGATCTCTCTCCCATTCATGGGCACCCGGACCGATTTTCCGATATGGTGTCTGTTGC
This region includes:
- a CDS encoding bifunctional folylpolyglutamate synthase/dihydrofolate synthase; the protein is MSTEERYAFIELEKELESLATPGMRPGLSRLSRLLLRLGNPQRAFPAVHVAGTNGKGSVCASLDSICRHAGMRCGLFTSPHLCSLAERILINGEPLYSGQWRWAKRRVAECIEQDAQLRTAPPTFFELATAIAFCLFQQEKVDLVICETGMGGRLDATNLLSRVLVSVVTSIGDDHQRFLGSDMRERAWEKFSIFRPAGTALFSGTPPQLNEQFDTACKRIDARGCIPSTCWDVTVIHEDLCGSQLSLHRKGDGMIHPHLPLPGRHQIENSLLAAEAASSLSRTFPAITPTAIESGLSGARWHGRGELVHGNPDLLLDGAHNLQGYAALVALLNNLWNRNKETIVLFASMEDKGYTQGLELLRPCAQEVICTDLPEHARSVPSDRLARTAEDAGWPHVRVAGNVENALDLIRGRGQLGVVCGSLYLVGKVLEVLWNNEKGRQPA
- the meaB gene encoding methylmalonyl Co-A mutase-associated GTPase MeaB, which encodes MDTMISKALQGDNRSIAKVISLVEGESQFSDSIMRKIYPYSGTAQIVGVTGSPGAGKSTFSDKLIKKLKAQGKKIGVIAVDPTSPFSGGAILGDRLRMQQHALDPDIFIRSMGTRGSLGGLSRSTYEAALILDACQKDVVIIETVGVGQSEVDIVKIADTVCLMLVPGMGDDVQTMKAGIMEIADLFVINKADHDGADRLVTEVNIMLDLMGERQWRPPVLKTVSAKGTGIDEVYSSLNNHNDFLVRSEEGRRRRFARLELEVEEVLRREVARIVEQAWDTRKMEDPDILQRLAERQTDPYAVADSVLDRAL
- the upp gene encoding uracil phosphoribosyltransferase, with the translated sequence MYIAIGADHAGFHLKEELKTFLADHGHSVDDFGVASDETKSDFPDFAFPVARSVAAGSYQRGILICGTGIGMSIAANKVNGIRAALCRGVYDALQSRRHNNANILALGGRTTGVDLAKEIVYSWVNVEFEGGRHQNRLGKLEHLICEGNVETRSGLERATPLHVLEHPLIQHKLGIVRNRDTTVKEFRELVQEIAGLMVYEVTRYLPLTDTTVETPLKTTSAKSLEGKKLAVVPVLRAGLGMVEGILGTIPNAKVGHVGMYRDPETLEPVEYYCKLPGDIHERDVFIVDPMLATGGSASAAITLLKKRGSSRISLVCLIAAPEGVARVQKDHPDIDIFTASLDEQLDQNGFIVPGLGDAGDRLFGTR
- a CDS encoding valine--tRNA ligase is translated as MTELASSYQPENLENKWYAWWLEKELFTGDVDAGGEPFSIVIPPPNVTGSLHMGHALNNTLQDVICRWKRMQGYNVLWVPGTDHAGIATQNVVERNLAGEGIDIHELGREEFVNQVWEWKETYGNKIINQLKKLGASCDWSRERFTMDEGLSRAVREVFVQLYKKGLIYKGEYIINWCPRCHTALSDLEVEHTEVEGKLYWVRYPFVDGEGSIEIATTRPETILGDVAIAVHPRDERNRHHIGKSVRVPMNGREIPIIEDDMVDPEFGTGFVKITPAHDPNDFLVGQRHGLLSVQVIDEAGIMNEQAGTLQGLDRFAAREQMVQHLGQTGRLVKQEPHHHAVGHCYRCNTVVEPYLSEQWFVQAKPLAERGVQAVREGQIQWIPEQWVRTYYQWMENIRDWCISRQLWWGHRIPAWTCADCGHVTVAETDPDVCEACGSVHIEQESDVLDTWFSSALWPFSTLGWPENTRDLETFYPTGLLVTGFDIIFFWVSRMIMMGLECMDEIPFRDVYIHALVRDAQGQKMSKSKGNVIDPLEIINIHGADALRFTLCALTVQGRDIILSEEKITTYRHYLNKLWNAGRFALMHGGETTAVADIAAHHKEEMRLCDYWILSRLDNTVTEVTEALEGYYFGEAARKLYDFVWAELCDWYLELIKPTLRGHEGNERKLVAQGILSHVMRTILLLQHPFIPFVTEELWHAFRFGDNSIEQEPWPSSSGYRDETAEEAFHFFMQVVRTIRNLRAIANLSPKQKVGTVHLTAMDDSRQRLVEEVEDQLSLLSGVEKVLCSHTTERPAGSLAEILPDATIYLPVGDLIDIAKEIERLEEELGKAAANITRCDTKLANQQFLDNAPAEIVEKERARREDYAKRRAQLEATLETLRSV
- a CDS encoding Gfo/Idh/MocA family oxidoreductase — translated: MESVRVGVIGVGHLGHHHARVYTEILGTELAGVVDTNPEKAATVGETLRVPSYTDIDTFFKEARPDAISIAVPTREHYQVTRKALRRDIHVLVEKPVTSTVEEAEQLLRIAEKNNLVFQVGHIERFNSAIRHVASITDHPLVLQSRRFGPYSPRVADVGVVLDLMIHDIDIILSLVDSTLLEATAVGHSVVSSYEDVASAQFLFADGTIANILVSRVSKQRLRRLEIMEAERHIAVDYEKQDVSVHRCVQGGEGRRVEIEEHPIFPKCEPLKLELQHFVSCVREGRQPLVGINDGKRALEVAVSLLRQIWEQKCDRPSEIMVAG
- a CDS encoding flagellar biosynthesis protein FliR, with amino-acid sequence MPAVNVQALLALLLFGIAIMLAKMVNNINRGDWPGGKAWVFYLRMLLGFVFAASITFAFYAFAGINILNH
- a CDS encoding polyphenol oxidase family protein; the encoded protein is MLGRTRHGKRDKSAIREGLNAFPMSWILSPRQCHGTACIPGKRIWALPWRPCADGIILQTGEVWGTLQFADCFPVAVTSAVPFRWIALVHAGYRGVVKKVLSSVLGTLRQRFGPAALRTSEVWIGPGIGACCYSRELDDPWTRRGMQNLGGELWSRKGRHVFFDLARALRTQCRDAGVPSKRISTVSLCTQCNRSQFFSYRGGDTVSRNILFAKITGLDDHKPLAFWENVLKG